In one window of Deinobacterium chartae DNA:
- a CDS encoding TrkH family potassium uptake protein, with protein MLRHLRLPRFTPPQLIALTFALGIVIGGLLLALPFAHAPGKHVSLLTAFFTATSALCVTGLNVVDPGTTWSLAGQIIILLLIQVGGLGIVTFGTLFAFLSGRRIGFGERLRLAQQLNALEVGGVVDLLRRIVLYTAVIEGIGALLLYPRFAALEGPLRGAYFAVFHAVSAFNNAGFALYPDNLMRFVSDPLITGVISALVISGGLGFLTFIGLQLYRRDPRAFRLSLNTRIALATTAFLLLAGTLTVAAFEWNNPKTLGPLPLGGKLLGSVFQAVVPRTAGFNSVDYGGLTQATLFITTLLMFVGANPGSTGGGIKTTTFFVLVTSAWSMVRGRGEMVAFRRRIDSELVVRAGVVTVLSLTLVVTALLVLTLTDAKLPFLNLAFEAFSAFATVGLSINTTPLISPAGQIVLILLMYLGRIGPLTFAIALARPSRRGVGYPADRNVLIG; from the coding sequence ATGCTCCGGCACCTTCGACTTCCGCGTTTCACGCCTCCGCAGCTGATCGCGCTGACCTTCGCGCTGGGCATCGTCATCGGCGGTCTGCTGCTGGCCCTGCCCTTTGCTCACGCCCCGGGCAAACACGTCTCGCTGCTCACCGCCTTCTTTACCGCGACCAGCGCGCTGTGCGTGACCGGGCTGAACGTGGTGGATCCAGGAACGACCTGGAGCCTGGCCGGGCAGATCATCATCTTGCTGCTGATCCAGGTGGGCGGGCTGGGCATCGTCACCTTCGGAACGCTCTTCGCTTTTCTCAGCGGACGGCGCATCGGCTTCGGGGAACGCCTGCGCCTCGCCCAGCAGCTCAACGCCCTCGAGGTGGGCGGGGTGGTGGACCTGCTGCGGCGCATCGTGCTGTACACAGCGGTGATCGAAGGCATAGGTGCGCTGTTGCTGTACCCGCGCTTCGCCGCCCTCGAGGGGCCGCTGCGGGGCGCTTATTTCGCGGTGTTTCACGCGGTGTCGGCCTTTAACAACGCCGGGTTCGCGCTGTACCCGGACAATCTGATGCGCTTCGTATCCGACCCGCTGATCACCGGCGTGATCTCGGCACTGGTGATCTCAGGCGGCCTGGGCTTTCTGACCTTTATCGGGCTGCAGCTGTACCGCCGCGACCCGCGCGCGTTCCGGCTGTCCCTGAACACCCGCATCGCGCTGGCAACCACCGCTTTTTTGTTGCTGGCCGGGACGCTGACGGTCGCCGCCTTCGAGTGGAACAACCCCAAGACCCTGGGGCCGCTGCCGCTGGGCGGCAAGCTGCTGGGCAGCGTGTTCCAGGCGGTGGTGCCGCGTACCGCCGGCTTCAACTCGGTCGATTACGGCGGCCTCACCCAGGCCACGCTGTTCATCACCACCCTGCTGATGTTCGTGGGGGCCAACCCGGGCTCGACCGGTGGCGGCATCAAGACCACCACCTTTTTCGTGCTGGTCACCTCGGCCTGGAGCATGGTGCGCGGGCGTGGCGAAATGGTCGCCTTCCGGCGCCGCATCGACAGCGAACTGGTGGTGCGTGCCGGCGTGGTCACGGTGCTGAGCCTCACGCTGGTGGTGACCGCGCTGCTGGTCCTGACCCTGACCGATGCGAAACTTCCTTTTCTCAACCTCGCGTTCGAGGCGTTCTCGGCCTTCGCCACCGTGGGCCTCTCGATCAACACCACGCCGCTGATCAGCCCGGCGGGGCAGATCGTGCTGATCTTGCTGATGTACCTGGGCCGCATCGGGCCGCTCACCTTCGCCATCGCCCTCGCGCGCCCCTCGAGGCGCGGGGTGGGCTACCCCGCCGATCGGAACGTCCTGATCGGCTAA
- a CDS encoding AP2 domain-containing protein: protein MIEVELLGYAIIVDTAEDAAEIRRRKWRNRPSKSGIPSFSHVYWKDGKTHSINIERLLMGEPGKGMIYTSCNGNPLDKRRENLKAVPAGRHRRTFSDEVRERLRTMALNENPQSNQTPYRGITGLPNGRWRARIKIGDKQFSLGIFGSQIEAAQAYDQARVERLGLPPINFPADAQEAS, encoded by the coding sequence ATGATCGAAGTTGAACTTCTCGGGTATGCCATTATCGTAGATACGGCCGAAGATGCGGCCGAGATCCGGCGGCGCAAGTGGAGAAATCGGCCGTCTAAAAGTGGTATCCCGTCCTTCAGTCATGTTTATTGGAAAGACGGCAAAACCCACTCGATAAACATCGAGCGCCTGCTGATGGGCGAGCCGGGCAAAGGCATGATCTATACCAGTTGTAACGGCAACCCTCTTGACAAGCGCCGCGAAAATCTTAAGGCCGTCCCGGCGGGCCGCCATAGGAGGACCTTCTCAGATGAGGTCCGGGAGCGCCTGCGAACTATGGCACTGAACGAAAATCCACAAAGCAACCAGACGCCCTACCGCGGCATCACCGGGCTTCCCAACGGCCGCTGGCGAGCCCGCATCAAGATCGGCGACAAGCAGTTCTCCCTGGGCATCTTCGGCTCCCAGATCGAAGCGGCCCAGGCCTACGACCAGGCCCGGGTCGAGCGCCTGGGCCTGCCGCCCATCAACTTTCCGGCCGACGCCCAGGAGGCATCATGA
- the trpD gene encoding anthranilate phosphoribosyltransferase, whose amino-acid sequence MHAKLMAGERLSFDEAAQFMREVMSGDVSNTRLAAALAALRVRGETSEEMAGFAAAMREMAVAVEVSRGTPLLDTCGTGGDGAHTFNISTTAAFVVAAAGVRVAKHGNRAASSRAGSADLLEELGVNLEASPARIAAAVDEVGIGFLFARAHHPAMRYAAPVRADLGVRTVFNLLGPLTNPARPTHQVLGVFAPALTTKMAEVLARLGAHGAMVVYGAGLDELTVCGENTVAELAGGEVRPYVLHPEEVGLACHPRDGIAGADAAYNATITRQILAGKGTPAQREVVAINAGAALYLAGVVPSLHAGVQRALEVIASGEGLRRLEAYAAFTRGERLAG is encoded by the coding sequence ATGCACGCGAAGTTGATGGCCGGCGAACGGCTGAGTTTCGATGAGGCCGCGCAGTTCATGCGCGAGGTGATGTCCGGCGATGTCAGCAACACCCGTCTGGCCGCTGCCCTGGCGGCGCTGCGGGTGCGCGGGGAGACCAGCGAGGAGATGGCGGGCTTCGCCGCTGCGATGCGCGAGATGGCCGTGGCGGTCGAGGTGTCGCGCGGCACGCCGCTGCTCGATACCTGCGGCACCGGCGGCGACGGGGCGCACACCTTCAACATCTCCACCACCGCCGCCTTCGTGGTCGCGGCGGCGGGCGTGCGGGTCGCCAAGCACGGCAACCGTGCGGCCTCCTCGCGGGCCGGGTCCGCCGACTTGCTCGAGGAGCTGGGCGTGAACCTCGAGGCGTCTCCGGCGCGCATCGCAGCCGCCGTGGACGAGGTGGGCATCGGTTTTCTGTTCGCCCGCGCCCACCACCCGGCCATGCGCTACGCGGCACCGGTGCGTGCCGATCTGGGGGTGCGCACGGTCTTTAACCTGCTGGGCCCGCTCACCAATCCGGCGCGCCCAACCCATCAGGTGCTGGGGGTATTTGCGCCCGCACTCACCACCAAGATGGCCGAGGTGCTGGCCCGCCTGGGCGCACACGGTGCGATGGTGGTGTACGGCGCGGGCCTGGACGAACTGACCGTGTGCGGCGAGAACACGGTGGCCGAACTGGCCGGCGGTGAGGTTCGCCCGTACGTGCTGCACCCCGAAGAGGTCGGGCTGGCCTGCCACCCGCGCGACGGAATCGCCGGGGCCGACGCGGCCTACAACGCCACCATCACCCGCCAGATCCTGGCCGGCAAGGGCACGCCGGCGCAGCGCGAAGTGGTCGCCATCAACGCCGGAGCGGCGCTGTACCTGGCCGGAGTGGTTCCCAGCCTGCACGCCGGGGTGCAGCGCGCCCTCGAGGTGATCGCGAGCGGGGAGGGCCTGCGGCGCCTCGAGGCCTACGCGGCTTTTACGCGCGGCGAGCGCCTCGCGGGGTAG
- a CDS encoding TrkH family potassium uptake protein: MRSFRSRPLSPAQLIARVYAAGIVLGTALLMLPISHQPGQRPTLLEALFTATSSLCITGLSVVDVGSTFSRFGQVVMLLLFQAGGLGIITLGTLVALVGGRRLGFHDRLNVATQLNAAEVGGIVGILRRIVLFVFGAELVGVLLLYPRFAVLEGPLEGLFYAVFHSISAFNHAGFSLYPDGMLRFVSDPLVSLSLSALVLVGSLGFLSVMELVRYRQNPRRYRLSLATKAALVTSGVLLALSLLAVLLLEWNNPKTLGALPWYDKLLAGFFQAVTPRSGGFSTVDYGGMTQATLMVTVLLMFVGANPSSTGGGIKTTTFFVLVTSAWSMIRGRPNIVAFRRRIGEGVVLRAGVVAVLSLTLVVTALIALFLSDPQVPGLALIFETVSAFGTVGLSTGITANLSTTGQLVLIALMYLGRIGPLTFALAVSRPSRRSEGVIYPREDEIPIG, encoded by the coding sequence ATGCGCTCTTTTCGCTCCCGCCCGCTCTCCCCCGCCCAGTTGATCGCGCGGGTGTACGCGGCGGGCATCGTGCTGGGCACCGCGCTATTGATGCTGCCGATCTCGCACCAGCCCGGTCAGCGCCCCACCCTGCTCGAGGCCCTGTTCACCGCCACCAGTTCGCTGTGCATCACCGGGCTGTCGGTGGTGGACGTGGGCAGCACCTTCAGCCGCTTCGGTCAGGTGGTGATGCTGCTGCTGTTCCAGGCGGGCGGCCTGGGCATCATCACGCTGGGCACGCTGGTCGCCTTGGTCGGGGGACGCCGCCTGGGTTTCCATGACCGCCTCAACGTCGCCACGCAGCTCAACGCCGCCGAGGTAGGCGGCATCGTGGGCATTTTGCGCCGCATCGTGCTCTTCGTGTTCGGGGCCGAACTGGTGGGCGTGCTGCTGCTCTACCCGCGCTTCGCCGTTCTCGAGGGTCCGCTCGAGGGGCTGTTCTACGCGGTGTTCCACTCGATCTCGGCCTTCAATCACGCCGGGTTCTCGCTGTACCCGGACGGCATGCTGCGCTTCGTATCCGACCCGCTGGTCAGCCTGTCGCTCAGCGCGCTGGTGCTGGTGGGCAGCCTGGGATTCCTGAGCGTGATGGAGCTGGTGCGTTACCGTCAGAACCCACGGCGCTACCGCCTGAGCCTGGCGACCAAGGCGGCCCTGGTCACCTCGGGCGTGCTGCTCGCACTGTCGCTGCTCGCGGTGCTGCTGCTCGAGTGGAACAACCCCAAGACCCTGGGGGCGCTTCCGTGGTACGACAAGCTGCTGGCCGGCTTCTTCCAGGCGGTCACGCCGCGCTCGGGCGGCTTTTCCACGGTCGATTACGGCGGCATGACCCAGGCCACGCTGATGGTCACGGTCCTGCTGATGTTCGTGGGGGCCAATCCCAGCTCGACCGGCGGCGGCATCAAGACCACCACCTTTTTCGTGCTGGTCACCTCGGCCTGGAGCATGATCCGTGGGCGGCCCAACATCGTCGCCTTTCGCCGCCGCATCGGCGAGGGCGTGGTGCTGCGCGCGGGCGTGGTCGCGGTACTCAGCCTCACGCTGGTGGTCACCGCCTTGATCGCGCTGTTTTTGAGCGACCCGCAGGTTCCCGGACTCGCACTCATCTTCGAGACCGTCTCGGCCTTCGGCACCGTCGGACTGTCGACCGGCATCACCGCCAACTTAAGCACCACGGGGCAGCTGGTACTGATCGCGCTGATGTACCTGGGCCGCATCGGGCCGCTCACCTTCGCGCTGGCCGTCTCGCGCCCCTCGAGGCGCAGCGAGGGTGTGATCTACCCGCGCGAAGACGAGATTCCGATCGGATAA
- a CDS encoding ClbS/DfsB family four-helix bundle protein — protein MAVPKNKDELLKAINSNFDKLIKDLNRVPVDLASKRTMEGHVAGTRMSVSDLVAYLVGWNELVLKWMDRDAAGKPIDYPDTGFKGNELGKLAQKFYRDCEDVPYPQLLDRLQRAKDEIVVFIESRDNNTLYERPWYEKWTMGRMIQFNTSSPYDNARARLRRWLKDNRIL, from the coding sequence ATGGCAGTACCCAAAAACAAAGACGAGTTGCTTAAGGCAATAAACTCAAACTTTGACAAGCTCATCAAGGACCTGAATCGTGTCCCGGTAGATCTGGCGAGCAAGCGCACTATGGAAGGCCATGTCGCTGGCACACGAATGAGTGTTTCGGATCTCGTCGCCTATCTCGTGGGGTGGAATGAACTGGTTCTTAAATGGATGGATAGGGATGCTGCCGGAAAGCCGATCGATTATCCTGACACGGGTTTTAAAGGGAACGAGCTCGGCAAACTCGCCCAGAAGTTTTACCGAGATTGCGAGGATGTCCCATATCCGCAACTCCTTGATCGCCTGCAGAGGGCTAAAGACGAGATCGTTGTATTTATAGAAAGCCGCGACAACAATACTCTGTATGAGCGCCCTTGGTATGAAAAATGGACGATGGGACGAATGATCCAGTTCAATACATCCTCACCCTATGACAATGCGCGTGCTCGCCTGAGAAGATGGCTAAAGGATAACCGTATTTTGTGA
- a CDS encoding ATP-binding protein produces the protein MVNASPHAEQQPSATSACERCRTVSAVRDVGRAPGPLPRSPLRTLHLEATAAHLAALGAFVRSALPGTTSGELDLIDLAVTELAVNALQHGGARRWSLTVGAAVQGACIVFEDDGQPFDPRAVTPGTAGELRAGGYGLLIVRRVARQLSYARRGPLNRTTLLF, from the coding sequence GTGGTGAACGCATCACCCCACGCTGAGCAGCAACCGTCCGCAACGTCAGCTTGCGAAAGATGCCGTACCGTTTCTGCGGTTCGGGACGTCGGCAGGGCTCCCGGCCCGCTCCCGAGATCTCCTCTCCGGACGCTGCACCTCGAGGCAACCGCGGCGCACCTGGCCGCCCTCGGGGCTTTCGTGCGCTCGGCCCTGCCCGGCACAACATCCGGGGAGTTGGACCTGATCGACCTCGCGGTAACCGAGCTGGCCGTCAATGCCCTGCAGCACGGCGGCGCCCGCCGCTGGTCCCTGACGGTGGGCGCCGCCGTACAGGGAGCGTGCATCGTGTTCGAAGACGACGGGCAACCTTTTGATCCGCGCGCGGTGACGCCGGGAACGGCCGGAGAACTGCGCGCGGGCGGTTACGGCCTGCTGATCGTGCGGCGCGTGGCCCGCCAGCTGAGCTACGCGCGGCGCGGCCCGCTGAACCGCACCACGCTGCTGTTTTGA
- a CDS encoding YfiT family bacillithiol transferase, with the protein MSDPRYPIGDFVNPGPLETAQRRDLIARIAQTPARLRAAVSGLSDAQLDTSYREGGWTVRQVVHHVPDSHMNAYIRVKLALTEERPTIKAYLEDRWAKLPDSRLPVEPSLALLENLHLRLDALLRSLSEADLERPFVHPERGEMRLGDLIPLYAWHGDHHVAHVTALRQRMGW; encoded by the coding sequence ATGAGCGACCCCCGCTACCCCATCGGTGACTTCGTGAACCCCGGCCCCCTCGAGACCGCGCAGCGGCGCGACCTCATCGCGCGCATCGCGCAGACTCCCGCGCGCCTGCGGGCAGCCGTGAGCGGGCTGAGCGACGCCCAGCTCGACACCTCTTACCGCGAGGGGGGCTGGACCGTGCGACAGGTGGTGCACCACGTCCCCGACAGCCACATGAACGCCTACATCCGGGTCAAGCTGGCCCTCACCGAGGAGCGACCCACCATCAAGGCCTACCTCGAGGACCGCTGGGCCAAGCTGCCCGACAGCCGCCTGCCGGTCGAGCCGTCGCTGGCGCTGCTCGAGAACCTGCATCTGCGCCTGGACGCCCTGCTGCGCTCGCTGAGTGAGGCCGACCTCGAGCGGCCCTTTGTGCACCCCGAGCGCGGCGAGATGCGGCTGGGCGACCTGATTCCGCTGTACGCCTGGCACGGCGATCACCACGTTGCACACGTGACCGCGCTGCGTCAGCGGATGGGTTGGTAA
- the alr gene encoding alanine racemase — protein MHARAVATLSLEALIHNLRALSRHAGGVPVLLPFKADAYGHGALALARALEAMPELDVLWGYGVASADEAFELLELPLRRPLLVLTPTDPADAAELARRGARVTVSTLEEGRALPPGSSVHLKVNTGMNRLGVAPQQALQLLADLEALGLRVEGVFSHFASADADDLTHARTQLEAFEALCAQLPPGVLRHLSSSSGVAAFGPRGAFDLIRPGISSYGYPACERDRGLIPLRPVMTLRARIGLVREVQPGDPVSYGGLWRAETPATLAVVSLGYADGYPRNATGQAQAVVQGVRRPVRGRICMDQMMLDVTGLTVQPGDWVELISPGGPDADEVASWGGTISYELLVRLGRRIERRVVPMSVPLEARHG, from the coding sequence ATGCACGCCCGAGCCGTCGCCACCCTCTCCCTCGAGGCCCTGATTCACAACCTGCGCGCCCTCAGCCGCCACGCCGGGGGCGTACCGGTCCTGCTCCCCTTCAAGGCCGACGCCTACGGCCACGGCGCCCTCGCCCTGGCCCGCGCCCTCGAGGCCATGCCCGAACTGGACGTCCTGTGGGGTTACGGCGTCGCCTCGGCCGACGAAGCCTTTGAACTGCTCGAACTGCCGCTGCGCCGTCCGCTGCTGGTCCTGACCCCCACCGACCCCGCAGACGCCGCTGAACTCGCGCGCCGCGGCGCACGCGTGACCGTGAGCACCCTCGAGGAGGGCCGCGCCCTGCCGCCAGGCAGCAGCGTGCACCTCAAGGTCAACACCGGCATGAACCGCCTGGGCGTGGCGCCGCAGCAGGCGCTGCAACTGCTGGCCGACCTCGAGGCGCTGGGTCTGCGGGTCGAGGGGGTCTTCTCGCACTTCGCCTCCGCAGACGCAGACGACCTGACGCACGCGCGCACGCAGCTCGAAGCCTTCGAGGCGCTGTGCGCCCAGTTGCCGCCCGGCGTGCTGCGGCACCTGTCGTCGTCGTCCGGCGTGGCGGCCTTCGGGCCCCGGGGCGCTTTTGACCTGATCCGGCCCGGCATCTCCTCGTACGGCTACCCGGCCTGCGAGCGCGACCGCGGCCTGATCCCGCTGCGCCCGGTGATGACCCTGCGCGCCCGCATCGGGCTGGTGCGCGAGGTGCAGCCGGGTGACCCGGTATCCTACGGCGGGCTGTGGCGCGCCGAGACACCGGCCACCCTCGCCGTGGTCTCGCTCGGTTACGCCGACGGCTACCCGCGCAACGCCACCGGACAGGCGCAGGCGGTGGTGCAGGGCGTGCGCAGGCCGGTGCGCGGACGCATCTGCATGGACCAGATGATGCTGGACGTCACCGGTCTGACCGTACAGCCCGGCGACTGGGTCGAACTGATCTCGCCCGGTGGCCCCGACGCCGATGAGGTGGCGAGCTGGGGCGGCACCATCTCCTACGAGCTGCTGGTACGACTGGGTCGCCGCATCGAGCGGCGGGTCGTTCCGATGTCCGTACCCCTCGAGGCCCGCCATGGCTAA
- a CDS encoding chorismate mutase, with protein MSTDHPPHSLERVRAEIDRLDHEIVRLLGERYRRVLEAARLKAEVLQVAAPERQRPVIARAEARALEVGLPPQVAHAAYAALIAEFVRLEEQVFSAHRDAQEESA; from the coding sequence GTGAGCACGGATCATCCGCCGCACAGCCTCGAGCGGGTGCGCGCCGAGATCGACCGCTTGGACCACGAAATCGTGCGCCTGCTGGGCGAGCGCTACCGTCGGGTCCTCGAGGCTGCCCGGCTCAAGGCCGAAGTGCTGCAGGTCGCCGCGCCCGAACGCCAGCGTCCGGTGATCGCCCGCGCCGAGGCGCGGGCCCTCGAGGTGGGTCTGCCCCCGCAGGTGGCGCACGCCGCGTATGCGGCCCTGATCGCCGAGTTTGTCCGCCTCGAGGAACAGGTGTTCAGCGCCCATCGGGACGCTCAGGAGGAATCCGCTTGA
- a CDS encoding anthranilate synthase component II, translated as MKNVLVIDNYDSFTYNLVQYLGELGAKLTVWRNDAFALEDIARLAPDAILLSPGPCTPSEAGMTLEVVRRYAPEIPMLGVCLGHQAMGQAFGARVVRARHLMHGKTSTLTHDGQGVFSGLADEVRVTRYHSLVVEDLPEELTATAWTVEPDGSRTLMGLRHRHYPMQGVQFHPESVASESGMTMLENFLREA; from the coding sequence TTGAAAAACGTGCTGGTCATCGATAATTACGACAGTTTCACCTATAACTTGGTGCAGTACCTGGGTGAACTGGGTGCGAAGCTCACCGTGTGGCGCAACGACGCTTTTGCCCTCGAGGACATCGCGCGACTTGCCCCAGATGCGATTTTGCTGTCGCCGGGCCCGTGCACGCCCTCGGAGGCAGGGATGACCCTCGAGGTGGTGCGGCGCTACGCGCCCGAGATTCCCATGCTGGGCGTGTGCCTGGGCCATCAGGCGATGGGGCAGGCCTTCGGGGCGCGGGTGGTGCGGGCCCGCCACCTGATGCACGGCAAGACCAGCACCCTGACCCATGACGGTCAGGGTGTTTTTTCCGGTCTGGCCGACGAGGTGCGGGTCACGCGCTATCACTCGCTGGTGGTCGAGGACCTGCCTGAAGAACTCACGGCAACCGCCTGGACCGTCGAGCCCGACGGAAGCCGCACGCTGATGGGCCTGCGGCACCGCCACTACCCCATGCAAGGTGTGCAGTTTCACCCGGAAAGCGTCGCCTCGGAGAGCGGCATGACCATGCTCGAGAACTTCCTGAGGGAGGCCTGA
- a CDS encoding ABC transporter ATP-binding protein — MLEVRDLSKTYPSGESTLEALSGVSYTFEPGKVTAIVGPSGSGKSTLLNLLAGFDRPSGGQVIVDGTDLGSLNEAQRARFRLEHFGFVFQNYNLISILTATENVAFPLSLLGIAPAERQRRALELLRTAGLEQRAHHYPTQLSGGEQQRVAICRALVTGPQVIMADEPTGNLDSKTGAAILELLLAPAREGRCVILITHDLEVAARADRVLALRDGRVQPAGLEAVKITR, encoded by the coding sequence ATGCTCGAGGTCCGCGACCTCTCCAAAACCTACCCGAGCGGTGAGAGCACCCTCGAGGCTCTCTCGGGCGTGTCTTATACCTTCGAACCCGGAAAGGTCACCGCCATCGTTGGCCCTTCGGGCAGCGGCAAGTCCACGCTGCTGAACCTGCTCGCCGGCTTCGACCGTCCTTCGGGCGGTCAGGTGATCGTGGACGGCACCGACCTCGGAAGCCTGAACGAGGCGCAGCGGGCACGCTTCCGCCTCGAGCACTTCGGTTTCGTGTTCCAGAACTACAACCTGATCTCGATCCTGACCGCCACTGAAAACGTGGCGTTTCCCCTCTCGCTGCTGGGCATCGCACCGGCCGAACGCCAGCGGCGCGCGCTCGAGCTGTTGCGGACAGCGGGCCTGGAACAACGCGCTCACCACTACCCCACGCAGCTTTCCGGCGGCGAGCAGCAGCGCGTGGCGATCTGCCGGGCGCTGGTCACCGGGCCACAGGTCATCATGGCCGACGAACCCACCGGCAACCTGGACTCCAAAACCGGCGCGGCGATCCTGGAACTGCTGCTCGCCCCGGCACGCGAAGGCCGCTGCGTGATCCTGATCACCCACGACCTCGAGGTGGCAGCGCGCGCCGACCGGGTGCTGGCGCTGCGCGACGGCCGGGTGCAGCCTGCGGGCCTCGAGGCGGTGAAAATCACCCGCTGA
- a CDS encoding RBBP9/YdeN family alpha/beta hydrolase encodes MSRAQVLILPGWNSSGPEHWQSRLEAAHPDFVRVEQRDWAQPNLEDWAGTLEAYVARATGPVVLVAHSLACVTVAHWAGADESRVRAALLVAPADVERPDVPPELVGFAPVPLRPLPFPSVLVASRNDPYCSLERARTFAHAWGSRLEDAGQAGHINTASGHGEWPLGETLLKDLLNRCTETHAS; translated from the coding sequence ATGTCCCGCGCACAGGTCCTGATCCTTCCCGGCTGGAACAGCTCCGGCCCCGAGCACTGGCAAAGCCGCCTCGAGGCGGCTCACCCCGATTTCGTGCGGGTCGAGCAGCGCGACTGGGCACAGCCCAACCTCGAGGACTGGGCGGGAACCCTCGAGGCATACGTGGCGCGGGCAACGGGCCCGGTGGTGCTGGTCGCGCACAGCCTGGCCTGCGTCACGGTGGCGCACTGGGCGGGGGCAGACGAGTCGCGCGTGCGCGCGGCCCTGCTGGTCGCCCCGGCGGATGTAGAGCGCCCCGACGTTCCGCCCGAGCTGGTGGGATTCGCACCGGTTCCGCTGCGCCCACTGCCTTTTCCCAGCGTGCTGGTCGCCAGCCGCAACGACCCCTACTGCAGCCTCGAGCGCGCCCGGACCTTCGCCCACGCCTGGGGCAGCCGCCTCGAGGACGCGGGGCAGGCGGGGCACATCAACACCGCCTCCGGGCACGGGGAGTGGCCGCTGGGCGAGACCCTGCTCAAAGACCTGCTCAATCGCTGCACGGAGACACATGCATCATGA
- a CDS encoding mechanosensitive ion channel, with protein sequence MDAFDRYGRQFVDYLPNLLTAALLIIAAFLVAAIARWALTRGLQAARVDERLAHGHTGDRRIVKPAGDIVYYLVLLLFVPGILAALGLSSMLRPVQELVSGILEALPRILGAALILVIGFFVARILRTLVTSITSAAGVDRASERLNLGPNARFSNLLGIIVYALVIIPVITAALDALQLDAITGPISDMLRKILAALPHILAAIAVVIVAFFVGGVVAGIVSGLLANVGFDRLLMRLGLTRTSGTLPPTYTAAGATPGKTVTASDVVGHLVHGAIVLFAVMAALDLLGASQLENLVRNFLVLIGQILLGLVIFAVGVWVSNLLASFIAGSSMGGSKLLIGLARGATLALFGAMALRQMGIANEIVNLAFGLTLGALAVAFALAFGLGGREAAGKIAERWRQSLEGRAGGSDTPPPPRTGL encoded by the coding sequence GTGGACGCGTTCGACCGATATGGCAGACAATTCGTAGACTACCTGCCCAACCTGCTCACGGCCGCGCTGCTAATAATCGCGGCGTTCCTGGTGGCGGCCATCGCACGCTGGGCCCTGACCCGGGGACTGCAGGCCGCGCGGGTCGACGAGCGCCTGGCCCACGGTCATACCGGGGATCGCCGGATCGTGAAACCCGCAGGCGACATCGTGTACTACCTGGTGCTGCTGCTGTTCGTGCCCGGCATCCTCGCGGCCCTGGGGCTGTCCTCGATGCTGCGCCCGGTGCAGGAGTTGGTCAGCGGCATCCTCGAGGCACTTCCCCGCATCCTCGGCGCAGCGCTGATCCTGGTGATCGGCTTTTTCGTCGCACGCATCCTGCGCACCCTGGTCACCTCGATCACATCGGCAGCCGGGGTTGACCGGGCCAGCGAGCGCCTGAACCTGGGGCCCAACGCCCGGTTCTCGAACCTGCTCGGCATCATCGTATACGCCCTGGTGATCATCCCGGTGATCACCGCCGCCCTTGACGCGCTGCAACTGGACGCCATCACCGGCCCCATCTCGGACATGCTGCGCAAGATCCTGGCCGCGCTGCCGCATATCCTGGCGGCCATCGCCGTGGTGATCGTGGCATTCTTCGTGGGCGGCGTCGTCGCGGGCATCGTCTCGGGCCTGCTGGCCAACGTGGGCTTTGACCGCCTGCTGATGCGCCTGGGCCTGACCCGCACCTCGGGCACCCTGCCGCCCACCTACACGGCGGCCGGAGCGACTCCGGGCAAGACGGTCACCGCCTCGGACGTCGTCGGCCACCTCGTGCACGGAGCGATCGTGCTGTTCGCGGTAATGGCCGCACTGGACCTGCTGGGAGCCAGCCAGCTGGAAAACCTGGTGCGCAACTTCCTGGTCCTGATCGGCCAGATCCTGCTGGGATTGGTGATCTTCGCGGTCGGCGTATGGGTCTCGAACCTGCTGGCCAGCTTCATCGCGGGCAGCAGCATGGGCGGATCGAAGCTGCTGATCGGCCTGGCACGCGGCGCAACCCTGGCGCTGTTCGGTGCCATGGCCCTGCGTCAGATGGGCATCGCCAACGAGATCGTGAACCTCGCCTTCGGCCTGACCCTGGGTGCCCTGGCCGTCGCCTTCGCCCTGGCCTTCGGTCTGGGCGGGCGCGAAGCGGCGGGCAAGATCGCCGAGCGCTGGCGTCAGAGCCTCGAGGGGCGCGCAGGCGGCAGCGACACCCCGCCCCCTCCGCGCACCGGCCTGTAA